A window from Enterocloster bolteae encodes these proteins:
- the arcC gene encoding carbamate kinase: protein MDKKRVVIALGGNALGKDIEEQKQAVAKTAEVIVDLVQQGMDLIITHGNGPQVGMIQNAMDQLACSYENYKETPLPTCVAMSQGYIGIDLQNAIKYELYKRNMDVKVSTILSQVEVDPEDEAFKNPTKPIGRFLTEEEARKNMENGIPCMEDAGRGYRIVVASPMPMKIRELKTIETLVDAGHIVITCGGGGIPVVNDNGRLSGVNAVIDKDNASSLLAAELEADYLIILTAVEKVAINFGRENQEWLSDLTVDKAKEYIAQEQFAKGSMLPKIEAAIRFAQSGEGRRTLITLLDKAAEGIAGSTGTVIHK from the coding sequence ATGGATAAAAAAAGAGTAGTAATTGCCCTGGGCGGTAACGCCCTGGGCAAGGATATCGAAGAGCAGAAGCAGGCAGTGGCAAAGACAGCTGAGGTGATTGTTGACCTGGTGCAGCAGGGCATGGACCTGATTATCACCCACGGCAACGGCCCCCAGGTGGGCATGATCCAGAATGCCATGGACCAGCTGGCCTGCAGCTATGAGAATTACAAGGAAACACCGCTGCCGACCTGTGTGGCCATGAGCCAGGGGTATATCGGCATCGACCTGCAAAATGCCATCAAGTATGAGCTGTATAAGAGGAACATGGATGTAAAGGTATCCACGATCCTGTCCCAGGTGGAGGTGGACCCGGAGGACGAGGCATTTAAGAATCCCACAAAACCCATCGGCAGGTTCCTGACCGAGGAAGAAGCAAGGAAAAACATGGAAAACGGGATTCCCTGCATGGAAGACGCGGGAAGGGGTTACCGCATCGTGGTGGCCTCCCCCATGCCCATGAAAATCCGGGAGCTCAAGACCATTGAGACGCTGGTGGACGCCGGCCATATTGTCATTACCTGCGGCGGAGGCGGTATTCCTGTGGTGAATGACAATGGCAGGCTCTCGGGAGTCAACGCCGTCATTGACAAGGACAATGCCAGCAGCCTGCTGGCAGCGGAGCTGGAGGCGGATTACCTGATTATCCTGACCGCTGTGGAAAAGGTAGCCATCAATTTCGGCAGGGAGAACCAGGAATGGCTCAGTGACCTTACAGTAGATAAGGCCAAGGAGTACATTGCCCAGGAGCAGTTTGCCAAGGGGTCCATGCTTCCGAAAATCGAGGCAGCCATCCGTTTCGCACAGTCTGGGGAAGGCAGGCGTACACTTATCACCTTGCTTGACAAGGCGGCGGAAGGAATCGCCGGCAGCACGGGGACAGTAATACATAAGTAA
- a CDS encoding L-lactate permease, translated as MNVPTNLFMWIMACLPIIVLLLLMIKFQWGATEAAPVGLAITIITGIVFYKADIRLLAAESAKGIWSALIILLIVWTAILLYQVADEARAFLVIRNGMRKLLPNELLMVLALGWILESFLQGITGFGVPVAVGAPLLMGIGVVPVFAVIIPLLGQAWGNTFGTLAAAWDALAMSTGLVPGTPDYLAAAFWAGVFIWMWNVVIGLVICWFYGKGKAVRKGLPALLILSLIQGGGELLLTRVNTTIACFLPACLSLVALILIGRMKMYRQEWSVEDSRIMDRGAASGTSEETPDGMTLVQAFVPYILLTVVTMVVLVVPPVNRFLNQVSIGFSFPETSTGYGFVNQATELFSPLRPFTHASMFLFLSSIAGLVYFGRHGWIRPGGVKRVFVRSVTMSMPSGIAIIGLVIMSKIMGGTGQTSVLADGIARVLGKTYVILAPLVGMVGSFMTGSNMSSNILFGEFQVTTANLLHLNQAPILGAQTAGGSIGSAISPSNIILGTTTAGILGSEGQVLKRIIPFTTIMTLAIGIIVFLSVAVS; from the coding sequence ATGAACGTACCAACAAATCTGTTTATGTGGATAATGGCATGTCTGCCAATCATTGTCCTGCTGCTGTTAATGATTAAGTTCCAGTGGGGGGCTACGGAAGCAGCCCCCGTGGGGCTGGCCATTACGATTATTACCGGCATTGTATTCTATAAAGCTGATATCAGGTTGCTGGCAGCGGAAAGTGCAAAAGGAATATGGAGCGCTCTTATTATCCTGCTGATTGTATGGACTGCGATTCTTCTGTACCAGGTGGCGGATGAAGCCCGGGCCTTTCTTGTAATCCGCAACGGGATGAGAAAGCTTTTGCCCAATGAACTTTTGATGGTGCTGGCCCTGGGATGGATACTGGAGAGCTTTCTCCAGGGAATTACAGGATTTGGTGTACCGGTGGCAGTGGGAGCTCCCCTGCTCATGGGCATTGGAGTAGTTCCCGTATTCGCGGTCATCATACCTTTATTAGGGCAGGCATGGGGCAATACCTTCGGTACCCTGGCAGCTGCCTGGGATGCCCTGGCCATGTCCACCGGACTTGTGCCCGGTACGCCTGACTATCTGGCGGCTGCCTTTTGGGCAGGTGTGTTCATCTGGATGTGGAATGTGGTGATTGGTCTGGTGATATGCTGGTTCTACGGAAAAGGAAAGGCTGTGAGGAAGGGACTTCCGGCCCTCCTTATCCTGTCCCTGATTCAGGGAGGGGGAGAACTGCTTCTGACCCGGGTCAATACAACCATAGCCTGCTTCCTTCCGGCCTGTCTCTCCCTGGTGGCCCTGATACTGATAGGCAGAATGAAGATGTACAGACAGGAGTGGAGTGTGGAGGACAGCCGGATTATGGACCGTGGTGCCGCGTCAGGCACATCGGAGGAGACGCCGGACGGCATGACGCTGGTACAGGCATTTGTGCCTTATATCCTGCTGACGGTGGTTACCATGGTGGTGTTAGTGGTGCCTCCGGTAAATCGTTTCCTGAACCAGGTGTCCATTGGATTTTCCTTTCCAGAGACTTCCACGGGGTATGGATTCGTCAACCAGGCTACGGAACTGTTTTCGCCGTTGCGGCCCTTTACCCATGCCAGTATGTTCCTGTTTCTGTCATCCATTGCAGGGCTGGTGTATTTCGGCAGGCACGGATGGATTCGTCCGGGAGGCGTAAAGCGTGTGTTTGTCCGTTCCGTAACCATGTCCATGCCGTCGGGAATCGCTATCATCGGTCTGGTCATTATGTCCAAAATCATGGGCGGAACAGGGCAGACCAGTGTGCTGGCGGACGGAATAGCAAGGGTACTTGGTAAGACTTATGTCATATTGGCGCCTCTGGTGGGAATGGTGGGATCGTTCATGACCGGAAGCAATATGTCATCTAATATACTCTTTGGAGAGTTTCAGGTAACCACAGCCAATCTGCTTCATCTGAACCAGGCGCCAATCCTGGGAGCCCAGACAGCGGGAGGCTCTATCGGAAGCGCCATCAGCCCCAGCAATATCATCCTGGGGACTACCACAGCGGGAATCCTGGGAAGCGAGGGACAGGTGCTAAAGAGAATCATACCCTTCACGACCATTATGACGCTGGCAATCGGTATTATCGTATTTTTATCAGTGGCTGTTTCATAA
- a CDS encoding M20 family metallo-hydrolase, translating to MVIEEITGRIARDLEHLKQFTATPGNGCTRLPFTKEARKAVEYLKELMTESGLDVREDAAGNVIGVLKGEDSELPCVMMGSHYDSVYNGGDYDGIAGVICAIEVARLLLEEGIRPKRDFVVVGFCDEEGTRFGTGYFGSGAILGHRDVDYMKKFRDKDGISIYEAMKEYGMDPERIKEAVWEDGKIGCFLEAHIEQGPVLDTEGTELGLVDCIVGIQRYMVTVHGRADHAGTTPMDMRMDPVDAAAKVISRIADWAREKADGTVATVGYVNTIPGGMNIVADTAEFTVDIRSRNNDNINDITNRIRKALERAVGEYGGSFDMENKLTITPVELSGEMLDIMEKECGERGYSCKRMLSGAGHDALEIGQVLPTVMLFVPSKDGRSHCPVEFTKYSDLAKAAVVMEKLAKEKVMK from the coding sequence ATGGTGATTGAGGAGATTACAGGCAGGATTGCCAGGGATTTGGAGCATTTAAAACAGTTTACGGCAACACCGGGAAACGGCTGCACCAGGCTGCCGTTCACAAAAGAGGCCAGGAAGGCCGTAGAGTATTTAAAGGAGCTGATGACGGAGAGCGGACTTGATGTGAGGGAAGACGCTGCCGGCAATGTGATTGGGGTATTAAAGGGTGAGGACTCCGAATTACCCTGTGTCATGATGGGCTCCCACTATGATTCTGTATATAACGGCGGAGACTATGATGGGATAGCAGGCGTCATCTGCGCCATTGAAGTGGCACGTCTCCTTTTAGAAGAAGGAATCAGGCCTAAGAGAGATTTCGTGGTGGTTGGATTCTGTGACGAAGAGGGAACACGGTTTGGAACCGGCTATTTTGGTTCGGGAGCCATCCTTGGCCACAGGGATGTGGACTATATGAAGAAATTCCGTGACAAAGACGGTATATCCATCTATGAGGCCATGAAGGAATACGGCATGGATCCGGAGCGGATCAAAGAAGCTGTCTGGGAAGACGGAAAAATCGGCTGCTTCCTGGAGGCGCATATCGAGCAGGGACCGGTCCTGGATACGGAAGGCACAGAGCTTGGACTGGTAGACTGTATCGTAGGCATTCAGCGCTACATGGTGACGGTGCACGGAAGGGCCGACCATGCAGGAACCACACCCATGGATATGAGGATGGACCCGGTGGACGCGGCGGCAAAGGTTATCTCAAGAATTGCTGACTGGGCCAGGGAAAAAGCGGACGGAACCGTTGCTACGGTGGGATATGTGAACACCATACCGGGCGGGATGAACATTGTGGCGGATACAGCGGAGTTCACAGTGGATATCCGCTCCAGAAATAACGACAATATAAATGATATTACAAACAGGATCAGAAAGGCTCTTGAACGGGCGGTTGGTGAGTATGGCGGCAGTTTTGACATGGAGAACAAACTGACCATAACTCCTGTGGAGCTTTCAGGGGAAATGCTGGATATCATGGAGAAAGAATGCGGGGAGCGGGGCTACAGCTGCAAGAGGATGTTAAGCGGCGCAGGCCATGATGCCCTGGAAATCGGCCAGGTACTTCCCACAGTCATGCTGTTTGTGCCGAGCAAGGACGGACGGAGCCATTGCCCGGTTGAGTTCACCAAGTACAGCGACCTGGCCAAAGCGGCAGTGGTTATGGAGAAGCTGGCAAAAGAAAAGGTCATGAAATAG